The following proteins come from a genomic window of Nostoc sp. ATCC 53789:
- a CDS encoding acyl transferase, whose amino-acid sequence MTVLSKIFSFFPAFILLLTGAAIVYLAYSPNVFSILAVFLSIYGLPVLVYRLHEWVYPVREGISYLQGKEYSPWWGSHQIQVIYIAIPALEALLRLIPGVFSCWLRLWGAKVGRDVYWTTRLEIADRSLLEIGDRVVIGHGIGIYSHIIKPRKQNLMLYVKKVKIGSNVFVGAGSNLAPGVVIADGSYLPAATKLYPNQKVQ is encoded by the coding sequence ATGACAGTTCTAAGTAAAATTTTTTCGTTTTTTCCCGCCTTTATATTATTGCTAACTGGAGCAGCAATAGTCTACCTCGCTTATTCACCCAATGTCTTCAGCATTCTGGCGGTGTTCCTTTCTATTTATGGGCTACCAGTGCTAGTTTACCGCTTGCATGAATGGGTTTATCCTGTGCGGGAGGGGATTAGTTATCTACAAGGTAAAGAATATAGTCCCTGGTGGGGTAGTCATCAAATCCAGGTAATTTATATTGCAATTCCAGCGCTAGAAGCATTGCTGCGATTGATTCCGGGGGTGTTTTCGTGTTGGTTGCGATTGTGGGGTGCTAAAGTGGGGCGAGATGTATACTGGACAACAAGATTGGAGATTGCCGATCGCAGTTTATTAGAAATTGGCGATCGCGTCGTTATCGGGCATGGTATCGGTATTTATTCTCACATCATTAAACCCCGCAAGCAAAATTTAATGCTGTATGTCAAAAAAGTCAAGATTGGCAGCAATGTTTTTGTGGGAGCTGGTTCTAATCTTGCTCCCGGTGTAGTCATTGCTGATGGTTCTTATTTACCAGCAGCTACCAAGCTTTATCCTAATCAAAAGGTGCAATAA